Within Sporosarcina sp. PTS2304, the genomic segment TAGCGAAGGCTAATGCGCCAACGAAGATAAATGACACGATAGGTAGCGGTATTAAGAAAGCGCCTAAAGCGGATAATGCAGTGAGCCGCAACCAGAGCCAAAATGTATCATCTGTCCGGATAAATGTTCGAACGACTAAATAAGACTGCACGTCGCGACGCTTGAACGTCGAACGCTTCATAGCAAACTTTAGCCAATTTCGTTTACTGACCGAACCGACTAAATGCGGTACCTCAGTAAAGTAATTAGCAAATCTATAAAAACGCATCATACGGTTTTGTTCCAATTCAATAAACTGCTCGTACGGGAACGGATACTGATCAGATTTCTTCTCCCAGAACTTCGCATAGAGAATAGCAAATGCAATCCCTGCTACAAAGACGATCGGACCCCAAAGTAAACCTAAATAGATCACAATAAATGCAGCGAGTAAACGAATGATCCGGTCCGGCCAAATAAATTCAGGTGCCGCGATACGGACATTGAATTCAGTTCGTACATACGCACCTTTGACCGCAATGATCCACAGCATAGTAAGCAAATACTCTAGGCCTGTCCCTACATCAGTCGCGCGTAAAAGAGGCAAAGCCACAACCATCGAAATGAGCGGTAATGGCAATTGAGAAAATGTAGACCATGTCAATGAACGTTTCATATAGTTGGGTAATTGATGTTCAAGCGGTAAAAAATACACAATATCTGCTGGTTTCAATAATGTAGTAGGTGCTGATTTCATCAACAATAATGCAATGATTATGGCTACAATCGATAGCGATGGAAAGCTTACAGGCACTTCTTTCAGCCATTCACTATACGCATACCCGCCAGCACCGATCGCAAACATGAAGACGATTGCCAAGTGCCCCGTAAATACATAACGCATATATTTCTGTAATTCATTGACGTAATGAAAGAAACGCTGGCTCCAAATATCATGCATGCTGTTCATGATCAGATTCCTCAGTCATCGCAATGTATAAATCATCCAATGTAGCATCGGGACGACCGAACGCTCTGCGTAAATCATCCATCGTGCCATTCGCTCGAACGCGACCTTCATGCAGTAAAATGATGCGATCACAATACTTCTCCGCAGTCGCTAGTACGTGAGTGGACATGAGGATAGATGCGCCTGCGTTTTTACGCTCAATGATTTGATCAAGTAATGCGCGAATCGCCAATGGATCGAGTCCAACAAACGGCTCATCGATAATATATAATTTAGGTTCTACAAGAAATGCACACATAATCATGACTTTTTGACGCATCCCTTTCGAGAAATGCGCCGGGAACCATTTCAAACGTTTTTCCATTCGGAATTCTTTCAGTAACTGTTCTGTACGAATTTCGAACTGTTGCTTGTCCAATCCGTACGCCATCGCAGTCAGTTCCAGATGCTCCTGCAAAGTCAATTCTTCGTATAATACAGGCGTCTCCGGAATATAACTGAATGATTGGCGGTAATGCGCTTTGTCGCTGAACGTTGCCCCGTCAATAGTAATAGTTCCTTGCAAAGGATTCATGACCCCAATAATATGCTTAATTGTCGTACTCTTCCCTGCACCATTTAATCCGATTAAGCCAACCAGTTCGCCTTTTTCAATCTTGAATGAAAGGTCGTGCAGTACAGGTTTGCGCGTATACCCACCGGTTACATCTTGTAGTTCTAGGATTGCCATTCTATTTCCTCCTATCTTCCTTTTCATTTTAGCAAAGAATTTATAAAATTGCTTTCTCTGCCTTCGTTAACTATCAGAAAATATGCTACAATACATCCAAACATGAAAGGAAGTGTAGAAATGACCTCATGTATTTTCTGCAAAATTGTAGAAGGAACGATCCCGGGAGAAAAAGTGTACGAAGACGAGCACGTCATTGCCTTCATGGATATTATGCCTGTTACGAAAGGCCACGTACTGTTAATCCCGAAAACGCATCGCGAAAACTTGTATGAATTGACAGAAGAAGAAGCAGCAAACTTATTTAAAGTAGCACCAAAAATCGCTAATGCATTGAAAGAAGAGTTTCAACCTACTGGGATGAATGTATTGCAAAACAACGGTTCATTCGCCGGTCAATCCGTTTTTCATTTCCATATGCACTTTATTCCACGTTACGACAAGTCGGACGGATTGCATGTAGAATTCAACTCGAAAGTGGAACAGTTCCCTATGGAAGTCGTTTCCGAAATCGCTGGCGACATTAAACAAAGACTGGAAGATTGATTGAAAATTATTCGTTCACTGCGTATTGAAAGAGAGTCAGGCGAGGAGCAAAATATTCGCCTGGCTGTACTGTGCAATCACGTGTAACGTTTGCGCCGTTTGAGAAACTGTAAACATATACCTCTTTCATTCTTTCGCTTTTATACGTAATTCAATAAAATGCTTTAGTTTGAATAATAATTTCTCAATCTCTATTGCCCATCTGCGGGTTGCATGCTTTAATAATATAATAATCTAAAAAAGGAGTGTTTTCTATATGAAAGCGTCTACATTTTTTATTGGGCTAGCAGCAGGTGCTGTCACTTCAGCTGTGGCCGTACTATATTCTACACCACAACCAGGAAGCGAACTGCGCTCCAGCGTCAAAACCGCCTCTCGTGAAATGAGAGATAAGCTGAAAGATGTCAAAGGGAAAGTAGAAGACTTGAAAGAGTCTGTCACAGATTTATCTGAGGAAGCTAAAGAGTTGGTACCGGAGACTGTACAAGAGATGAAAGAATCAGTAGCTGACTGGAAGCGTTCTGCTGAACATAATAAGAAACGCTTGGAAAAAGAAATTTCGGCAATTCAACGTGCTCTTGAAGACTTAGAAAAGTCATTTAGCGCGCAATAAATATTCCCTCTACTGGATCAGCCGCAATCTTAGGGCTGATCCACTACTAAAGATAAACTGCAACCGTTGTAATGACTGTATGTTGCAGACATTTACTCACACTCCTAATTATTTTATTATTCCGTCTTTTTTATTTGTTGCTTTTTTGGTATAATAAATAAAAAGATAGAAAGAAAGCAGGTGCACCATGGCAGAGCAAAACATTTCACGCAAAGAAGCAATGATCTTTAATCAACGCGTTGCTCAAATGTCAAAAGCATTATGGAAAGCAGTTGAAAAAGATTGGCAACAATGGATTAAACCGTATGAACTGAATATTAATGAACATCATATTTTATGGATTGCTTTTCACTTAGAAGGTGCGACAATTTCTGATATAGCGAAATTTGGAGTGATGCACGTCTCTACAGCATTTAATTTCTCTAAAAAATTAGAACAACGTGAGCTACTATACTTTTCCAAAAAAAGTGATGACCGCCGGAATACATATGTAACTGTAACTGAAAAAGGTAAAAATCTTCTTATTGAAATGAATGCCAATTACCACAATAGAGATTACAGTGTTCTCCAAGGCTCACTACCTATCCGTGACATCTATGGGAAATTCCCTGAATTCCTTGAGGTCATGTCTGTCTTACGTAATATTTACGGAGACGATTTCATGGATATCTTCGAACGGGGCTTCCAAAATATCGAAAAGACCTACGAAGACGAAAATGATTATATCCAAAAATTTCAAACGGAAACATAAAAGCAAGCTCTAGGCAACTTGCTTTTTTTCCTTTTGTTCACTATTTCTGCTATGATAGTACAGACACATGAAGAGGAGGTCTGACATGGTTCTCACAATTACCATTCTTTTTTCATTATTTTATTTATACCAAATTAATAAAATGACATTTGCACTTTGCCAATCCAGAGAGATTCCTGAAGAAAAACAACCGAAAATTTATCGGACCGTTAATATTCTTATTACGATTCTCATTATGTCTTTATATGTGGAAGTTTTCTTCAGCGCTTAAAAGACTATGTAAGCCCACCCCTCAAGAGGAGTCGGGCTTTTTTTAATACAAGTATGCTGCACCTACAATAATCAATAAAATGAACAAAACAACAATTAGAGCAAAGCCGGATGTACCTGCTCCGCCTTGAGTGTAACCGCTCATGGAAGGCACCCCCTTTCACACTGTATCTTATGCGGAAGAATAAATAGACGGTTGGGCACATCTATAACGGGAACCTTTTTGTTTTTCAAACGTTTTATGCTATAGTGTTATCTTGAAACGATATTTAGAGATTAGGGGAGTTTTATAATGAAAAAGAAATTTTTAGCATTTACACTCGCAGCATCCGTTGTCGCACTATCTGCTTGTTCAGGCGGAGACAGCGAAGTCGTTATGTCATCTAAAGCGGGAGACGTAACAAAAGATGAGTTCTATCAAGAGATGAAAACATCTGTCGGTGAACAAGCATTACAAATGATCATTCTCGAAAAAGTACTTGAAGATAAGTATAAAGTGGATGATAAACAAGTAGATGCAGAGTTTGATAAGAATAAAGAACAGCTAGGTGAAAACTTTGAAGCGTTCTTAGCTCAACAAGGTCAAACACCTGACAGCTTCAAGAAAATGATTCGTTTAAACAAGCTCCAAGAAGCGGCTTTAACTGACGGCATCGAAGTATCCGATGAAGAGTTAAACAAACGTATCGAAGAAACACAAACAGAAATTAACGCTCGTCACATTTTAGTTGAAGATGAAGAGACAGCGAAAGAAGCAAAAGAGAAGCTAGATAAAGGGGAAGATTTTGCGAAAGTAGCAAAAGAATACTCTACAGATCCTGGTTCTAAAGAAGAAGGCGGAGAATTAGACTGGTTCGCTTACGGTGTTATGGTTCCAGAATTCTGGAGTGCAGCATACGACCTAGAGCCAGGCACGATTAGCGAACCTGTTCAATCTGATCACGGCTTCCACATTATCGAAGTAAAAGAAAAGCGTCAAAAAGAAGATAAAAAAATTACTGACGAAAAGAAAGATGAAATCCGTCAAGAGCTATTGATGGAAAAAGCAGACGAAAGCGAACTATTGGCTAAAGTATCCAAGTTAGTAGAAGACGCAGATGTCAAAATTAAAGATGAAGACTTAAAATCTGCATTAGACCTCTTCAAAATGGATGAGCAACCAGCACCTGAAGAAGAACCTATTGTAGAAGATCAAGACACTGACGCTGATGTTGAAGTAGAAGAAACTAAATAATAAAACAGACCATTCAATAAGCAAAAAAATAAACCAGGCAAAGAAAAACCACAAGTTTTTCTTTGCCTGATTTTTATTTATTTTTCCATAAAAATCGAATGCATAGATCTCAATTAAACACCAGACTCCACGAAAGTCGTCCGGCTAAAACAAAACGTAACGACCCCCCTTACGTCTGC encodes:
- a CDS encoding ABC transporter permease is translated as MNSMHDIWSQRFFHYVNELQKYMRYVFTGHLAIVFMFAIGAGGYAYSEWLKEVPVSFPSLSIVAIIIALLLMKSAPTTLLKPADIVYFLPLEHQLPNYMKRSLTWSTFSQLPLPLISMVVALPLLRATDVGTGLEYLLTMLWIIAVKGAYVRTEFNVRIAAPEFIWPDRIIRLLAAFIVIYLGLLWGPIVFVAGIAFAILYAKFWEKKSDQYPFPYEQFIELEQNRMMRFYRFANYFTEVPHLVGSVSKRNWLKFAMKRSTFKRRDVQSYLVVRTFIRTDDTFWLWLRLTALSALGAFLIPLPIVSFIFVGALAFATAVQLILALEGGVEFTMDQLYPEEQEKSQSTAVRSLVRKLIWLQASILLLVALPLYGLSLTPVLIALIAWIIGEATIRLTKEQVKEI
- a CDS encoding ABC transporter ATP-binding protein, coding for MAILELQDVTGGYTRKPVLHDLSFKIEKGELVGLIGLNGAGKSTTIKHIIGVMNPLQGTITIDGATFSDKAHYRQSFSYIPETPVLYEELTLQEHLELTAMAYGLDKQQFEIRTEQLLKEFRMEKRLKWFPAHFSKGMRQKVMIMCAFLVEPKLYIIDEPFVGLDPLAIRALLDQIIERKNAGASILMSTHVLATAEKYCDRIILLHEGRVRANGTMDDLRRAFGRPDATLDDLYIAMTEESDHEQHA
- a CDS encoding HIT family protein, which translates into the protein MTSCIFCKIVEGTIPGEKVYEDEHVIAFMDIMPVTKGHVLLIPKTHRENLYELTEEEAANLFKVAPKIANALKEEFQPTGMNVLQNNGSFAGQSVFHFHMHFIPRYDKSDGLHVEFNSKVEQFPMEVVSEIAGDIKQRLED
- a CDS encoding YtxH domain-containing protein, coding for MKASTFFIGLAAGAVTSAVAVLYSTPQPGSELRSSVKTASREMRDKLKDVKGKVEDLKESVTDLSEEAKELVPETVQEMKESVADWKRSAEHNKKRLEKEISAIQRALEDLEKSFSAQ
- a CDS encoding HTH-type transcriptional regulator Hpr; protein product: MAEQNISRKEAMIFNQRVAQMSKALWKAVEKDWQQWIKPYELNINEHHILWIAFHLEGATISDIAKFGVMHVSTAFNFSKKLEQRELLYFSKKSDDRRNTYVTVTEKGKNLLIEMNANYHNRDYSVLQGSLPIRDIYGKFPEFLEVMSVLRNIYGDDFMDIFERGFQNIEKTYEDENDYIQKFQTET
- a CDS encoding YjcZ family sporulation protein, with product MSGYTQGGAGTSGFALIVVLFILLIIVGAAYLY
- a CDS encoding peptidylprolyl isomerase; its protein translation is MKKKFLAFTLAASVVALSACSGGDSEVVMSSKAGDVTKDEFYQEMKTSVGEQALQMIILEKVLEDKYKVDDKQVDAEFDKNKEQLGENFEAFLAQQGQTPDSFKKMIRLNKLQEAALTDGIEVSDEELNKRIEETQTEINARHILVEDEETAKEAKEKLDKGEDFAKVAKEYSTDPGSKEEGGELDWFAYGVMVPEFWSAAYDLEPGTISEPVQSDHGFHIIEVKEKRQKEDKKITDEKKDEIRQELLMEKADESELLAKVSKLVEDADVKIKDEDLKSALDLFKMDEQPAPEEEPIVEDQDTDADVEVEETK